The genomic segment AACTAGCCaagcacagaaaaaccttgttAAGCAAAAATAGTTTCCCATCCATCATTTACATTGcgatgtgactggtgcccaactcattttttgctaagcaaagataatttctaagcagtgttttctgctaaacatgaaattgggcccctgtgTGTAGTGAGTGGAAAAGCAGAACATCATGGAAGGCAAACAAAAAGGGGAATAAttataatggaaaaaaaatatttaaagaaataGGGCctcatattaataatatttaacatAATTCGCACACATAATAACAACATTAGTATtggtaaaacaataataaatcatTTGTCATTTGATCCTACTATAATATGTAACTAGACTAGGGGAAGGGTGttgctacttctagaaactattttAAGGCTCCCCGTGAGCGGGGAGcgctacttctagaaactattataaggctcccccgtgagcggGGAGCCtcatagtttctagaagtagggtTTAGCAGCGCTGAGGAATAATGTCATAATTTTTAATATGATGTAGCAATTTGaattcatgattttgtttttgcttcatACAAGTTttgatatatacatgtacatgtatatcaacgCTAAAGTATGATCATTCCTCTTTTGGAGTAGCGCTTGGTAACATACAATTTGCTTAATTTAATTCttatttgtaataaattattatcaatcattatttataaattaggCTAATTGCTAGAATGATGAGTCAATTTGTGTAAACCCAGATGCTGGATGAACATGTTTTATGTATGAAAACCTTGTCCCTGTAATGGTTACTCCTGTCTGTGTCAGATCTCTACCGCACTATCGTTTGAGTGACATCTAAAATGAAAATGCTGAATCCTTGCTGGACCAGGATTACACCAAGCAAGATGTTAATTACAAAACtagaatcaaaataagaattCATCATATTAAACTGTTttactttatataaaaaaaaattaaaaattaaaagaaaactcTAAGGCTAGAGAAGATTTGTGAATTATTTATCTCCTTCTGTCTCCTGTTTCATGGGTTAGAAGTATATTTGGGTTTAAACACCACTCTTCGAGAGAAGGATGTGGAATTTTTACAAAAGACCACcagacttgtcctgtcttgagtttactggcccgacactaaaaTCACTGACGGTTGGTATGGTGTAAAATTCAAACTCGGCCTAGCCTTGTCTTGTGtgcctcttaaaggcactatacatatttggtaattgtcaaagaccagtattctcacttggtgtatcccatcatttaagcataaaataacaaacctgtgaaaatttgggcccaatcggtcttcgaagttgcgagagtgattaaaagaaaaaacacccttgttggacgaatttgtgtgctttcagataggaataaaagacttctagcaagaagtCCAAAAGACTTCgagcaagaagtcttttattattttagtgagaaagtacctttctcaaaaactacgttacttcagagggagtcttttcccacacaatgtttgtatattatcaacagctctccaatgctcattaccaagtcagtttttaagttaatatctgttttgagtaattaccaaatgtgtaccttccctttaaattctTACGCAACCTTCTTAGCTGCACCAGCTGtatgttattatattataaacGCCTCCATCTGATAAATATcatgttattttaatttaaggTTATTTGTGCTCAGTAATTACTACTTGAGCCTCTACCTTGACTAGTACAGACTTCCAGAGCTGCCTCATGTGCATGCCAAGGAAAGACAGGAATGTAGTCAATGTCAAAGGGCAGGTTAGACTTGTCAAAGTCTGTTGGTAGGAACAATCTTAGTGTTTTTGCTCAGAACAAGTGTCATTTCCAGGAttaaaaatgagaaaatagaattagctgattgcaaactgcttaccaaccaaccGGACCTACATACATCATGTACCATCCATTTACATTGCATGGTGTAagtgcaaacaaatagttattttgcctgatgtttcgaccctagcagagctTTACTAGAAGGCTAAGGGATtacacatacaaataaaataaaaattcagtttatatttttttaaacatcaacaCTTAAATTACTTACAATCATTGTGACTGAGTCCATGTGTCACTTGTTACAAAACAACCAAAATGAGAACCATTCTACTGCAAACAATAATTAGCTGAAACTTCTATTTTAAAAACCTCTTTTATGACTCACCTCTCCATGCTAATTTCTATTGATAGAATAGGCCTACTTCCTTAACaactttaattgtttgttttgttgtttttattcctccatggttatagtATCTTTTGTATCAGTACTTGTCGGTTTGTCACATATAATCACCAAGTACCTAGCCACAAACCTGTTTTTATACCGGTAacggtgttgggggggggggggggtaatacaaaataaatcaggtattttaaaatctgtttaaaTGATAGGAAGGAAAATAGCAGAGAAAGGTTAGAAATGTTATTCTGCGTAAAACGTTTAAATCATGAATGATAAATCGATTAAGATGTGATGAATCACAGTTcagcaagtgtgttttttaGTCTCGATAACAAATTCCTTCAGATTTAGGAATCTCAAAAATGCAAAATCTAATCTATCTGTGTGTATTAGGAAAATCGATATCGTACAAACATACTTTTGTTGGAGTTGCTTGCTCCTGAAAACCTGTGTCATTCGAAGCCTGATAAAATGATTaaactttataaaataaatttaaaaaaattacatgtgGGCCAAGAAAATAAGCAAATCTAAATATAATGGCTTAATTCTGAAATGaccaaacaaaatcaacaatggatggataatttttgttctttttcttacTAATCACTGTATACATCTTGATCAATTGGTGCGCTTTCAACCGTTGGAAAATATGTGttaaaaatgttattgttattgtcaaTGGTAAATGATAAATGATGAGTACCCTCACCTTCTGTACTTGATGTTTATGATTCTGCTCAGTGCTCACATTTATTTGGATTATAAAGATCCCATTGCCTGAAGCATATAATAGTGATTCACTCCTTTTCAATGCCACACTACTTGATGGCATCACTGCCCAATATGTTTATTAATCCAACTAGAATTCTAGAAGGGGAGGAGTGGCTCGTTGTAAGGCATTCACTTTCAAAATTTGGTGGAGGAATTCCAGCCATCTGTTCACACTGGTCAGTACCGGTGATATTTTGacatgtgtgtttttgtttatgcagtTTGCAAGTATGAGTTGATAAAATGAAACGGGCCTTTGCTGTTCATTTAGTGTGATTGAGATGCAAAATAACTATTTATTAAAGAGTCAATACTGTTCACACTGTTGATATTTTGACGTGTGTGTTTTGAAATGCAGTTGTGCAAAATGTATTGATAAAATGAAACGGATGTTTGCTGTTCATTGTAGTGTGATTGAGAGAGATGCAATATTATGTATTTAAGGCCTGtacgcttcgtttttgaaagggcaagggcacgaGGCATtttctagggcaccaaggcaatgaccagggggcacagaggcaattgcctccgtgaagtatcaggcctgctattTATTctagaaaaaggaaaacatcaCTCAGTGGAAagcatttttcaaaactgtgaaaaaataaatgtccCCTTGTGTGCAGTATTAGAGTGGATAAAAAGAAACAgacatatgttttttttttgtgcgtgATTGAGATGCAGTGGGACTAATTCTAGAGTTAATAATACTCTAGTGGTGGTTACACAGTGCTCTCCTCAGCATTTACCAAAATTGGGGAATTATGGACCAGAATTTTTGATGTTTGGCCAAAGCATGCCTGTTGTTGAAACCAGGTCCTCTGGATGTTTTTCTCATGTTTGTTTTTCCTCAACTAATTCAGACCAACAGGGCCAATACAGGAAAGATCTCCTCACAGTAACAAGCCATAAACGATCTTAATCaggaagttgtgagatattttATTGAAGGCTACAATAACAATTGTTGGTTATTGAAACCAGCATAAAAGTCTTATATTGGCTGTTTACACCTAGTTTGAGCATTTAAGGCTGGATTTGTGGCATGGTGTATGCATGGTGATACTGCAGTACTTGGAAGTaaagtgtttctcaaaattcatTTTACTACCCaaagctgtttctcaaaatatattatGTATTATCCAAAGCTGATGTACTTACCACATTATAAGTTTTTATTACCACTAATTTTCAGTCATTGGGCCTACCAATCCTCGAATTAACCGATGGCACTCACAGCGGTGCCATGTGCTTTTATTACTAGTGTCCTTTGTaaggtttcaatacaaattgacattttcctcattGAAGTGCCCCTTAACAGAGGAAAATTGTTGTGCCCCGCCAAGAGTCAAGGGCCTGCATAACCAAATggtacagaccctttaaatgtgTCCTTTCCTTTAATCTTGAATTCTTTCAGATTACCTGACAGTGTATGCAGGCATCTTGACTTAAGGTCATCTGAGGTCGTTGCCATGGGATCATCATATGATAAGGAGCCATGTTGTGGCATCTCTCTTCTTAAGTACATCCTCTTCATCTTTAACTTCTTCCTCCTGGTGAGTCTTCTCAAATCTTTCTGCcacctttaaacaaaagttaaacatCAAGCCCCGTCAGTCGTGTGGATTTTTACCCCGAATTCGAGCCCTGTGTCAAGCTGATTGGATTACCTCATAAAATGCACTCACACAAAATATATTGTTATGATTGTTTGGTACAGGATATGCCTTAATACCTGCATGGATAAATCCCCAAAAGATCTTCTACCTTCATCTAAAAAATATTGACTGGAGATACAATATGTCgactttctccagaagacgaccagagcatactgatggaaacgttgagttgaaaccatcggttcttttcagaaccacccccaactcattagagatagcaggcctgatacttcatggaggcaacggaggcgattgccttcgttgccccttgccattgccttggtgcccttgaaatgctccagtagaaatttacaatttcctcatagggtgccctttgccaaggagaaaatgccttggtgcccttaccctttcaaaaacgaagcatacagccctgagatagtcattacatggtgttaccgcaaacctttctatatcagatttccaccatgcaaagtttcaaatcctacttaatatgTCGACTGTGACAAGTTTAGTAGTTATTTTGGAAATCATAGAGATCATTTGTTTACATCATAAATTGCTGTAAGTGGACATTTCAGAAGATTCTGAAGTACTTTTAGATTTCATTTGCTTACTAGAAATGGAAAATCACATATTAGCCATATTTTTACCATTTCCATGTTGTAAATAAGGAAGGAAAGGGACTTATTTTACAGAatgcttatttattttttgtctaGCTCGGTGGTGCAGGCGTTTGTGGCATCGGACTCTGGACTCTACTCAAGAAATGGGACTACGCTAGCCTGCTGTGCGATGACCTCTACACAATATCAACTTACGTTCTGATCATTTCGGGTGGTGTGATCATTATCATAGCTGCATTGGGGTGCTTCGGTGCTCAACAAGAACACAAATGCTGCTTGCTTATTGTAAGTGAAGTCAGGAGACAAGACCTTCGGTTTTTGACGACCGTATTTGGCTGTTGAAGCCATTGGTATCAGTTTTAGTTACTGTCGTGAAGACTATAACtagtatcaaaacaaaaaacaactttaaggGGAGGTATGATtttgtttggttatcactccTACAATTAATGGAAatagaaaacttacttggctaaGTATAGCAGCTTTTGATTGTttcaagcattttgagaaacatttcacttcaaagtttatgtggttatggaaaaagaacATTGTTTGTCCCTtaaacaatttgaatctgagaaaaatttACTGTCAGATattatgtttctcagattgtgtattccaatgttACGGATTGTTCTTCCTGCAAAGACAAAACAGCTCAAGATTTCTCAAAAGTGCATTTTAAAAGGTTAATTGCATTTTAAAAAACTTCATTTATATaggataaaaacaatcaaatggccacaaaaaccaaaggtaatgTATACTTTGCCAATTAAGGTGACAAGTGGAGGCTTCAAACCTTACAGATTTCTTTCATGCCAATTTTATTTGGTCTTTCACAAATTAGAAGCAGAATTACTCATGATCTACACATAATTTCAAaactttcttatttttttttattccctcCTTGCAGTATTTTACGTTTCTGCTCTTCCTGTGTTTAGGCGAGTTGGTTGTTGGAATTTACGTTTACATCTACAGGGAGTCCGTAAGTATTATTAATATCatatactttatttattttgtaacacTTCACGCTGGCAAAACACTAGAGCGTCCATAGTAATAATAAAGAAGAATAATAATATCAGtcgttttttatatagcgctttattcaccacgtctcaaagcgcttccacattattacccctggtcactgggccttaaatcattctttaaaccatctcagctccctggggagtatacagcctgtgcaaccaaatatgtagcacactaagctaatctatcacaagaaccatctctgccctcacaggtacccatttacatgtacatgtacccctgggtggagcaagacactttaccgtAATGGCATTGTCCTTTGGACGAGTGCTTGCTATATTTCTTATTATCAACCAAAGATGCCTTCGAGTGAACTTAGGAACTGTGGCTTGCAAGTCTGAGGAGACCTGTAAACAAGTGTGCTTGCTATGTGACATAAAAAAACTGGGTTAACCCTcatcttggtgcaagacgtttctcgtttacCTTGTTTGTCAAGGCATTTAAACTCCAAgttaatcaaatcaaaattttgtAAAACCGACTCCTCCTTTCCTTTTCTTTAAGGTGAATATAGAGTTAGAACGATGCTTGAATGAGACGATTGTTGCCAATTATGGTATGAAGGGACAGAAAGAATTCACCGAAGCCTACGATGATCTCCAGAGAACCgtgagtatttttttctttttcttttttttcaagaacaaTTAGCACCAATAACCAAGTATGAAATGAGAAGAAAGGTTCACTTCtagaggaaaaccccaaatgggGAAAACTCACACAATCAGTTAGGGATCGGAAACCTAACCACGGAAAGCTCCGGTTTGAGGCTCTATTACATGCAtaacacaacacactggacctcCAGTttaacgtcccatctgaaggacaaagcaacaATGGTTACATGTCCcgcttagggacacaagtggtaaagccattggaccctttcggtacagaaaaaaaaaaaaaagttcacagatttacaaataatttacagggtttacagaaggtaatggtgaaagacttctcttgaaatattagtccatgaaatgctttactttttgagaaaacggtaaaacaatataaattctcgttaacgagaattacggatttgttataaacacatgtcatgacacggcgaaacgcgcgaaaacaggagtgggttttcccgttattttctcccgactccgatgtccgattgagcctaaatttccacaggattgttattttatatataagttgtgatacacgaagtgtgggacttggacaatactgtttaccgaaagggtccaatggctttaagactgaGACTCGAAGccacaccagagtttgaaatcGGTGCGCTTAACTGCTCAGCAAATACACACGGTACAGAAATTCATGGTTTACCTGTAAGAACTTTAATAATATGTATTCCCAACCTGCCAATCGGTGAGTCTGACATGGTCTAAACTAAAGTGAGCCAGCTTTTGCAAGTTCCCTTTGCTGATGCGTTTTCGAAATAAACATGTTATTGCACTGTCTTCAAAGAGATTCATTCCAACAATGAAAGTTGCAATATTAGTTTAGAAATCCAATCTATCTGTTTCACTTCCTACTTGTATAGTTCCAATGCTGTGGTGCTGCAAGTTATGCCGATTACCAGCTAAGCCAATGGAAAGTGAGTGGTAATGCTGGTAACCTGAGTACCCCAGATAGCTGCTGTAAAACGGAGAGCAGCTACTGTGGCGTGAGAGACCATCCGTCAAATATCTACCACTTGGTAAGTCACTGGTTCCCAAAGTCATCTCGTAAGCATTTGCTTTGTAAAGTCACTGGTTCCCCCCGAGTCATCAAACAAAATTCACCATATGCTATAAGTCACTGGTTCCCAACGTCATCTAGCAAGAGTTTACTTTGAGAGTGATTAACCCTCA from the Asterias rubens chromosome 22, eAstRub1.3, whole genome shotgun sequence genome contains:
- the LOC117304973 gene encoding CD151 antigen-like — protein: MGSSYDKEPCCGISLLKYILFIFNFFLLLGGAGVCGIGLWTLLKKWDYASLLCDDLYTISTYVLIISGGVIIIIAALGCFGAQQEHKCCLLIYFTFLLFLCLGELVVGIYVYIYRESVNIELERCLNETIVANYGMKGQKEFTEAYDDLQRTFQCCGAASYADYQLSQWKVSGNAGNLSTPDSCCKTESSYCGVRDHPSNIYHLGCVDGLANYFSGHLAIIGAVCVAIAGVQIFGLIFSICLYCHLKYEEQEPY